A region from the Gemmatimonadota bacterium genome encodes:
- a CDS encoding TIM barrel protein, with the protein MGRRPQTLCVKSSQFSIKEVLVKTGVCSYCFNSMLTEGKISLMEAIEFVGKETEADCIEPYSPYWRPDRDVQEQAREARKLMDRVGLQASCHALATDFAVYDEGKNRACLDWCEKMLQVAVILGADTVRVDPRTAPPPGRSRDDIDPEDALARVAQSMQTVADIAIEKGLKVGVENHGLLLGRTSQTARIVERVDRPNFGVNLDFTNFRTVFGEDHVEATRLLARHVVHIHAKDFHIRQDSQPGEEWREIPSGEYVKRAVGGEGNSGWAEIFRILKDVGYKGTICLEVSDPADIRGSVAKGAANLKRIISEVEQL; encoded by the coding sequence ATGGGAAGACGACCGCAAACCCTTTGCGTAAAGAGCAGTCAGTTTTCTATCAAGGAGGTACTGGTGAAAACGGGTGTGTGCAGTTACTGTTTCAATTCGATGCTGACCGAGGGTAAGATCTCTTTGATGGAGGCGATCGAATTCGTAGGAAAGGAGACAGAGGCCGACTGCATCGAGCCCTACTCCCCATACTGGCGTCCTGATCGAGACGTGCAAGAACAGGCGCGCGAGGCCCGGAAACTGATGGACCGGGTGGGCCTACAGGCCTCGTGCCATGCCCTGGCGACCGATTTCGCCGTCTATGACGAAGGCAAAAATCGCGCCTGCCTGGACTGGTGTGAGAAGATGCTCCAGGTCGCCGTGATCCTCGGAGCCGATACGGTCCGAGTCGATCCCCGCACCGCCCCACCTCCCGGCAGATCCCGCGACGATATCGATCCCGAAGACGCCCTCGCCCGCGTTGCCCAAAGCATGCAAACCGTCGCCGACATCGCTATCGAAAAAGGCTTGAAAGTCGGCGTTGAAAACCACGGGCTGCTGCTCGGACGCACGTCGCAGACCGCGCGCATCGTCGAGCGGGTCGATCGCCCCAACTTCGGCGTGAACCTCGATTTCACCAATTTCCGCACGGTCTTCGGAGAAGACCACGTTGAGGCGACACGGCTTCTCGCCAGACATGTCGTCCACATTCACGCCAAGGACTTCCACATTCGGCAGGATTCCCAACCTGGGGAGGAGTGGCGCGAAATCCCCTCGGGCGAATACGTCAAGCGCGCGGTCGGCGGCGAAGGGAACTCGGGTTGGGCCGAGATCTTTCGCATCCTCAAAGATGTGGGCTACAAGGGCACTATCTGCCTCGAGGTCTCAGATCCAGCGGACATCCGGGGCAGTGTCGCCAAAGGAGCGGCCAATTTGAAGCGTATCATCTCGGAGGTGGAGCAGTTGTAA
- a CDS encoding sulfatase-like hydrolase/transferase, with amino-acid sequence MAPNIIFILTDDQGPWAAGCYGNPEIRTPNLDRIAATGIRFDNFFVTIPVCSPSRASFLTGRIPSQHGVHDWIREGNTGPDAASYLRDEICYTDILSEHGWTCGLSGKWHLGNSTLPQHGFSHWFAHEKGGGPYNDATLVRNGELITVPGYVTTAITDDALAFIDNHANDDNPFYLSVHYTAPHSPWTGHPQDIVDSYDDCPFESCPQEDPHPWAGGLSNNLGNRESLKGYFAAVTAMDYDVGRILDKIEDKGIRDNTLVVFTSDNGFSCGHHGFWGKGNGTRPLNMYENSIKVPFLASHPGVIPEGSVQPAMASGYDFMPTLLDYLNLPLPEDRNYPGRSFLAALKDEEDPGRDNVVIYDEYGTTRMIRTVEWKYVHRYPDGPNELYDLQNDPDERDNLVDDNAQASRIRAMKTQMETWFATYSVPDKDGRDYNVSGAGQLRPVGQKWEDDRKPFA; translated from the coding sequence ATGGCTCCCAACATCATCTTTATCCTCACCGATGATCAAGGACCCTGGGCTGCCGGATGTTATGGCAATCCAGAAATTCGCACCCCCAATCTCGACCGCATTGCCGCCACGGGTATTCGCTTCGACAATTTCTTTGTCACCATCCCCGTGTGTTCGCCCAGCCGCGCCTCTTTTCTCACCGGTCGCATACCATCACAACACGGCGTACACGACTGGATCCGCGAAGGCAACACGGGTCCCGATGCGGCTTCTTATCTCCGGGACGAAATCTGCTATACCGATATCCTATCCGAACACGGCTGGACATGTGGATTATCGGGCAAATGGCACCTGGGCAATAGCACCTTGCCGCAGCACGGCTTCTCGCACTGGTTTGCCCATGAAAAAGGCGGTGGTCCCTACAACGACGCCACACTGGTACGCAACGGCGAACTCATCACCGTACCGGGTTATGTGACCACCGCCATCACAGACGACGCCCTCGCATTCATCGACAACCACGCCAATGACGACAATCCCTTTTATCTCAGCGTTCACTACACAGCGCCCCACAGCCCCTGGACTGGACATCCCCAGGATATTGTCGATTCCTACGACGACTGCCCATTCGAATCCTGCCCACAAGAAGATCCACACCCCTGGGCGGGAGGCTTGAGCAATAATTTGGGCAACCGCGAGAGTCTCAAAGGTTATTTTGCCGCTGTCACCGCAATGGATTATGACGTGGGACGCATCCTCGATAAAATTGAGGACAAAGGGATTCGCGACAACACCCTTGTTGTCTTCACCTCTGACAATGGTTTTTCCTGTGGTCATCACGGTTTTTGGGGCAAAGGCAATGGCACGCGCCCCTTAAATATGTATGAAAACTCCATCAAAGTGCCCTTCTTGGCCAGTCATCCCGGCGTCATCCCCGAAGGCAGTGTACAGCCCGCAATGGCTTCGGGATACGATTTTATGCCCACCCTCCTCGACTATCTCAACTTGCCCTTACCCGAAGATCGCAACTACCCCGGTCGATCCTTCCTCGCCGCCCTCAAAGACGAAGAAGATCCCGGACGCGACAATGTCGTTATCTACGACGAATACGGCACGACGCGCATGATTCGCACGGTCGAGTGGAAATACGTACATCGCTATCCCGATGGCCCCAACGAACTCTACGACCTGCAAAACGATCCCGACGAGCGCGATAACCTCGTTGACGACAATGCACAGGCCAGCCGCATCAGAGCGATGAAAACGCAGATGGAAACGTGGTTTGCAACCTATAGCGTTCCCGACAAGGACGGACGTGATTACAATGTCAGCGGCGCCGGACAACTCCGTCCCGTAGGCCAGAAATGGGAAGACGACCGCAAACCCTTTGCGTAA